From Cydia splendana unplaced genomic scaffold, ilCydSple1.2 scaffold_57_ctg1, whole genome shotgun sequence, one genomic window encodes:
- the LOC134805749 gene encoding uncharacterized protein LOC134805749, with the protein MHMIFIDLEKAFDHVPRDPIWESLRQQKVPEYYIYLIQDMYEAIITQVVNPAGKGDRFEIEVGVHQGSTLSPILFNTPMDYLTKHCQKPLPWNLLYADDVVLISDNVDHLQQDLNTWVEALEANGLKISRKKTEHMSCIFDSLTDPKTINISIGHTPIPRVSAEFKYLGSIVSNDGKIDRDVTHRTTTGCMK; encoded by the coding sequence atgcATATGATATTCATAGACTTGGAAAAAGCGTTTGATCATGTCCCCCGAGATCCCATATGGGAATCACTCAGGCAGCAAAAAGTACCAGAATACTACATTTACCTGATACAGGACATGTACGAAGCGATCATCACCCAAGTTGTTAACCCAGCAGGTAAAGGCGACAGGTTTGAAATAGAAGTAGGAGTTCATCAAGGTTCTACACTGAGCCCAATACTTTTCAATACTCCTATGGATTACTTGACGAAACACTGTCAAAAGCCGCTACCGTGGAACTTACTTTATGCAGATGATGTGGTTTTAATCTCGGACAACGTCGACCACCTACAACAAGACTTAAATACCTGGGTAGAAGCGCTTGAAGCCAACGGTTTGAAGATAAGTAGGAAGAAAACCGAACATATGTCCTGTATCTTTGACAGTTTAACAGACCCTAAAACTATCAACATCTCGATAGGACACACGCCAATACCCAGAGTGTCGGcggaatttaaatatttaggttCGATAGTGTCCAACGACGGCAAAATTGATAGGGATGTTACTCACCGGACCACTACGGGCTGTATGAAATAG